One segment of uncultured Tolumonas sp. DNA contains the following:
- a CDS encoding two-component system response regulator, with translation MPQHEHEKRTLLVIDDIADNLMLMNEILRDNYKVKGANSGERGLRIAFSDTPPDLILLDVMMPDMDGFEVCRRLKAMPQTEHIPIIFVTAKSDTVDEEQGLALGAVDYIVKPISPPIVKARVKTHLALKDAADFLRSKNDYLKQEVERRTAEIIRQSQELHAMQDVTIMAMASLAETRDNETGGHIRRTQTYVKALAERLQSHAHFATMLTEENIDLLYKSAPLHDIGKVGIPDSILLKPGSLTAEEFELMKQHTTLGLEAIVQAENQCGMRVDFLQFAKQIAYSHHERWDGKGYPQGLAGDAIPLPARLMAIADVYDALINKRVYKPPFSHEEAVAIMAAGRGTQFDLEVLDAFIDIEGVFRTIAARFPA, from the coding sequence ATGCCACAACATGAGCATGAAAAACGCACCCTGTTGGTAATTGATGATATTGCCGACAACCTGATGTTGATGAATGAAATATTACGCGATAACTATAAAGTGAAAGGCGCCAACAGTGGTGAACGCGGGTTGCGGATCGCCTTTTCTGATACCCCGCCCGATTTGATCTTACTTGATGTCATGATGCCGGATATGGATGGTTTTGAGGTATGTCGTCGCCTTAAAGCCATGCCGCAAACAGAACATATTCCAATTATTTTTGTGACCGCTAAATCTGACACCGTTGACGAAGAACAAGGTCTCGCCTTGGGTGCGGTTGATTACATCGTCAAACCCATCAGTCCGCCGATCGTCAAAGCTCGAGTCAAAACACACCTCGCGTTAAAAGATGCGGCAGATTTTTTACGTAGTAAAAATGATTACCTGAAACAAGAGGTCGAACGCCGTACCGCAGAGATCATTCGTCAGTCACAAGAATTACATGCCATGCAAGATGTCACTATTATGGCGATGGCATCGTTAGCGGAAACGCGTGATAACGAAACCGGCGGCCATATTCGCCGCACACAAACCTATGTCAAAGCACTCGCCGAGCGGCTGCAATCTCACGCGCACTTTGCGACTATGCTGACCGAAGAAAATATTGATCTGCTGTATAAATCTGCGCCATTGCACGACATCGGTAAGGTCGGCATTCCTGACAGTATTTTATTAAAACCAGGCTCACTGACTGCTGAGGAATTTGAACTCATGAAACAACATACCACCTTGGGCTTAGAGGCCATTGTGCAGGCGGAAAATCAATGCGGCATGCGGGTCGATTTTCTGCAATTTGCCAAACAGATTGCGTATTCACATCATGAACGATGGGATGGTAAAGGTTACCCGCAAGGTTTGGCAGGCGATGCAATTCCCCTGCCGGCACGACTCATGGCGATTGCCGATGTGTATGATGCCCTGATCAATAAACGCGTATACAAACCCCCATTCTCACATGAGGAAGCCGTAGCTATTATGGCGGCAGGACGGGGAACCCAGTTTGATCTGGAAGTGCTCGATGCATTTATCGATATTGAAGGGGTATTCAGAACGATTGCAGCCCGCTTTCCTGCGTGA
- the yidA gene encoding sugar-phosphatase gives MYKLIALDMDGTLLRGDGTISERTKSAIHQAREKGVKVVLASGRPIEGLERYLTELGLTTDDDYALSYNGALIKNVGTRKNICSQLISGKDLHDVYAVSQQIGVNTHAFSTELGLISPKLSHYTAHERDMNGIPLTLIDFNELAEDHPIVKVMLVDEPEILSPGVEQIPTDYYDRFTVVRSAPFFLEILNKNSNKGNGVAMLADYLGITSAEVICVGDAGNDIHMLEYAGLSVAMGNAFDDIKAIADYVTHSNEEDGVAHVIEKFILA, from the coding sequence ATGTATAAGCTGATTGCACTTGATATGGACGGCACGTTGTTACGTGGCGATGGTACGATTTCTGAACGCACCAAGAGTGCCATTCACCAAGCCCGAGAAAAAGGGGTGAAAGTGGTGCTGGCTTCGGGCCGTCCGATTGAAGGGCTGGAGCGCTATCTGACTGAGTTGGGGTTGACCACGGACGATGATTACGCACTGAGTTATAACGGTGCGCTGATTAAAAATGTCGGCACCCGAAAAAATATTTGCAGTCAGTTGATCAGCGGTAAAGATCTGCATGATGTGTATGCCGTGAGTCAGCAAATTGGTGTTAATACCCATGCGTTTTCTACTGAACTCGGTTTGATTTCACCTAAATTAAGTCATTACACCGCGCATGAACGCGATATGAATGGTATTCCGCTGACACTCATCGATTTTAATGAATTAGCAGAAGACCACCCGATTGTGAAAGTGATGCTGGTGGATGAACCGGAAATTTTATCGCCGGGCGTTGAGCAAATTCCAACCGATTATTACGATCGTTTTACCGTAGTGCGCAGTGCCCCATTCTTTTTAGAGATCCTGAACAAGAATAGCAATAAAGGTAATGGCGTTGCTATGCTGGCGGATTATCTGGGCATTACATCGGCAGAAGTGATCTGTGTCGGGGATGCGGGTAATGATATCCACATGCTGGAATATGCGGGTTTGTCAGTAGCAATGGGGAATGCGTTTGATGACATTAAAGCTATTGCCGATTATGTGACCCACTCTAATGAAGAAGATGGTGTGGCGCATGTGATTGAGAAATTTATTCTGGCTTGA
- a CDS encoding sodium:alanine symporter family protein gives MLHSFLTAVDDFIWGPPLLALLMGTGLYLTIRLGLLQVIRLPLALKLVFFPPKHDDKEGDVSSFAALCTALSATIGTGNIVGVATAVKLGGPGAIFWMWIAAFLGMATKYAEGLLAVRYRQKDANGQMSGGPMYYLEKGLGSKFLACSFALFGIGVALFGIGTFPQVNAIADAAQLAFEIPKWTTGLILAVLVALITVGGIESISRVSTKVVPFMAALYVLTCLGVMYINAEQLPAVVHQILNAAFTTTAATGGFAGATMMLALQAGVARGVFSNESGLGSAPIAAAAAKTDSCVEQGLVCMTGTFFDTIIICTMTGITLVLTGAWQSDTAGTAMTNLAFTQGIGSQLGFYLVNIGLLFFAFTTIIGWNYYGERCTEYLLGVKAIKGYRWIFVLLVAAGAFLHLDLIWIIADIVNGLMAIPNLIGLIGLRHVIATETFAYFGAKDPAPDDGETEASL, from the coding sequence ATGCTTCATTCATTTCTTACCGCCGTTGATGATTTTATCTGGGGTCCGCCTCTATTAGCTTTGCTGATGGGTACTGGGCTCTATCTCACTATCCGTTTAGGTCTGTTACAGGTCATTCGCCTGCCACTGGCACTAAAATTGGTGTTCTTTCCACCCAAACATGATGACAAAGAAGGTGACGTATCCAGCTTTGCCGCTTTGTGTACCGCCCTCTCCGCTACTATCGGTACCGGTAATATTGTGGGTGTTGCCACAGCCGTTAAACTGGGTGGCCCAGGTGCTATTTTCTGGATGTGGATAGCAGCCTTCTTAGGCATGGCAACAAAATACGCCGAAGGGCTGCTGGCTGTTCGTTATCGCCAGAAAGATGCTAACGGTCAGATGAGTGGCGGGCCAATGTACTACCTGGAAAAAGGCTTAGGCAGTAAATTTCTAGCCTGTTCCTTTGCCCTGTTTGGTATCGGTGTAGCCCTGTTTGGTATCGGTACCTTCCCACAGGTCAATGCTATTGCCGATGCCGCACAGTTGGCGTTTGAAATACCAAAATGGACAACCGGCCTGATCCTCGCGGTATTGGTCGCGTTGATCACCGTGGGTGGTATTGAATCAATTTCCCGTGTATCAACCAAAGTCGTGCCATTCATGGCTGCATTGTATGTACTAACCTGCCTTGGTGTTATGTATATAAATGCAGAACAACTGCCCGCTGTAGTGCATCAGATCTTGAATGCTGCTTTCACGACCACAGCGGCAACCGGTGGTTTTGCCGGTGCCACCATGATGCTGGCCCTGCAGGCCGGGGTAGCACGGGGGGTGTTTTCTAATGAATCAGGTTTAGGTTCCGCGCCTATTGCTGCTGCCGCTGCAAAAACAGACTCTTGTGTAGAACAAGGCCTTGTCTGCATGACAGGTACCTTCTTCGATACCATTATTATCTGCACCATGACCGGTATCACGCTGGTTCTGACCGGCGCATGGCAATCTGATACAGCTGGCACCGCGATGACCAATCTGGCTTTCACGCAAGGTATTGGGAGTCAGCTCGGTTTTTACTTGGTCAACATTGGTCTGCTGTTCTTTGCCTTTACCACTATCATTGGCTGGAACTACTACGGTGAGCGTTGTACCGAATACCTGCTGGGTGTTAAAGCCATCAAAGGCTATCGCTGGATCTTCGTCTTGTTGGTTGCAGCGGGTGCATTCCTGCATTTGGATCTGATTTGGATCATTGCCGATATCGTTAACGGTCTGATGGCAATTCCAAATTTGATTGGTTTGATTGGATTACGTCATGTCATTGCAACAGAAACTTTTGCTTACTTTGGTGCAAAAGACCCAGCGCCAGACGATGGGGAAACAGAAGCCAGTTTATAA
- the hupA gene encoding nucleoid-associated protein HU-alpha, with translation MNKTELVDAIAAKADMSKAQAKAALEQILETITQSLKEGDPVQLVGFGTFKVNHRASRTGRNPQTGQEITIAASNVPTFVAGKALKDAVNG, from the coding sequence ATGAACAAAACTGAGCTTGTTGATGCGATTGCAGCCAAGGCTGACATGAGCAAAGCCCAGGCTAAAGCAGCACTGGAACAGATTCTGGAAACTATCACTCAAAGCCTGAAAGAAGGTGATCCGGTACAGCTGGTTGGCTTCGGTACATTTAAAGTAAATCATCGTGCTAGCCGTACTGGTCGTAACCCTCAGACTGGTCAGGAAATTACTATTGCTGCTTCCAACGTACCAACTTTTGTTGCTGGTAAGGCATTAAAAGACGCAGTAAACGGTTAA
- a CDS encoding YjaG family protein: protein MFGDKFYKKLQKLMPWQQTVYALALSERMYPNYCLYVESTGRGDVALFRQALDTMWQYLTERGMHVDLSAILEKIESSMPEPQKEECYGAWPALDACVALATAYNSVVFRLGDEAYDVCQTSLGSVIGFIEMQQGKELTDEELYAESLIEEEMAFQVELLTAVSQPRDANVILKIKELATQNGVSNLGISLE from the coding sequence GTGTTTGGTGACAAATTTTATAAGAAATTGCAAAAGCTGATGCCGTGGCAGCAGACCGTTTATGCGTTGGCATTAAGCGAGAGAATGTATCCCAATTATTGCCTGTATGTTGAAAGCACCGGTCGTGGTGATGTGGCACTCTTCCGACAGGCGCTGGATACCATGTGGCAGTATCTGACTGAGCGCGGCATGCATGTCGATTTGTCGGCGATTCTGGAAAAGATAGAAAGCAGCATGCCGGAACCACAAAAAGAAGAATGTTATGGCGCCTGGCCGGCACTGGATGCTTGTGTGGCATTGGCAACGGCTTATAACTCGGTTGTATTTCGGTTGGGCGATGAAGCTTATGATGTGTGTCAAACATCACTGGGTTCCGTGATTGGCTTTATTGAAATGCAGCAAGGAAAAGAACTTACCGATGAAGAGCTGTATGCGGAATCGCTTATAGAAGAAGAAATGGCTTTTCAGGTGGAGTTACTGACTGCAGTTTCTCAACCCCGTGATGCGAATGTGATTTTGAAGATAAAAGAACTCGCTACACAAAATGGTGTATCAAATCTGGGCATTAGTCTGGAGTAG
- a CDS encoding peptidoglycan DD-metalloendopeptidase family protein: MKRILTPFTGLANRELPIPRQHLYAIIMLACFSVASITLLPPPGELLSDKPMPVSTEDLSADAELSKQAVDTEFVNVPNQALLDDGDGTSDGITDDTTAPTGELQLMDYTVKDDDNLSYIFNTLNLSPISLQKLVAVDIQNSLVRLKPGQKISFYLDDENVIQKLSIPLEQDKRVIFERSGDDYKSRIEQGDAATADDNKQESVSAVDADTNDEASKTNTAAITDEKSKVSKKEAARIAAEEKADKKAAEKAKAEAAEKKEAARPAIRPTRVLRGTISGTFGNSARSAGLSAGHIHQVTRLFQGRIDFRRDLKKGDTFKVLFDRNAVGGKAVSDARVLAVIIGSKGKTYSAFRSSDDNQFYDDEGSSLSMTQSGKFMRFPIPSSTKVSSGFNPHRLNPVTGRVMAHNGTDFSVHVGTPVQAPADAVVIKATRHPDMGIYLVLRHSGRYSTVYMHLSKSMVKPGQKVKMGQVIALSGNTGRSTGPHLHYEFHVNNRPVDPMRVDLPMNEPMQNKARKTLVAKIQEYKRQLNAG, translated from the coding sequence ATGAAACGGATCCTGACACCGTTTACAGGTTTGGCGAATCGTGAGTTACCCATTCCCCGACAGCACTTATACGCCATTATTATGTTGGCGTGTTTCTCTGTAGCCAGTATTACTCTGTTACCGCCACCAGGCGAGTTGCTTTCAGATAAACCAATGCCGGTGTCTACCGAAGACTTATCTGCGGATGCTGAATTAAGTAAGCAGGCCGTTGATACCGAATTTGTTAACGTACCGAATCAAGCCTTATTGGATGATGGTGATGGTACCAGCGATGGTATCACTGACGATACCACCGCCCCGACCGGTGAACTTCAGTTGATGGATTACACCGTAAAAGATGACGATAACCTTTCTTACATCTTTAATACCCTCAACTTATCGCCTATTTCTCTGCAAAAACTAGTTGCGGTAGACATCCAAAATTCATTGGTACGTCTGAAACCAGGACAAAAAATTTCGTTTTATCTGGATGACGAAAACGTTATCCAAAAATTATCGATCCCTTTAGAGCAGGATAAACGCGTCATTTTTGAACGTTCTGGCGATGACTATAAGTCACGTATTGAACAAGGTGATGCTGCAACTGCTGACGACAACAAACAGGAAAGTGTCAGTGCAGTCGATGCAGACACTAACGACGAAGCCAGTAAAACTAACACAGCAGCTATTACTGACGAAAAATCAAAAGTAAGTAAAAAAGAAGCCGCTAGAATTGCTGCGGAAGAAAAAGCAGATAAAAAAGCAGCAGAAAAAGCCAAAGCAGAAGCTGCTGAGAAAAAAGAAGCCGCTCGTCCAGCTATTCGCCCAACACGCGTATTACGCGGCACCATTTCCGGAACATTCGGTAACAGCGCTCGTAGCGCCGGCTTGAGCGCAGGTCATATCCATCAGGTAACTCGTTTATTCCAAGGACGTATCGACTTTCGCCGTGATCTGAAAAAAGGCGATACCTTCAAGGTATTATTCGATCGTAATGCTGTCGGCGGAAAAGCAGTTAGCGATGCACGTGTGTTAGCCGTTATTATCGGTTCGAAAGGAAAAACTTATTCGGCATTCCGTAGTAGCGACGATAATCAGTTTTATGATGATGAAGGCAGCAGCCTGAGCATGACCCAAAGTGGTAAGTTCATGCGTTTCCCAATCCCATCGTCAACTAAGGTGAGTTCTGGATTTAATCCACACCGCCTTAACCCAGTCACAGGCCGCGTGATGGCTCACAACGGTACAGACTTCTCCGTGCATGTAGGAACGCCTGTTCAGGCGCCAGCAGATGCCGTAGTAATCAAAGCAACGCGTCATCCTGATATGGGTATTTATCTGGTCTTACGCCACAGTGGCCGTTACAGCACTGTGTATATGCATTTAAGCAAATCCATGGTGAAACCCGGCCAGAAAGTCAAAATGGGCCAAGTGATCGCCTTATCTGGCAACACAGGTCGTTCTACCGGTCCACATCTGCATTATGAATTCCATGTCAACAATCGCCCGGTCGATCCGATGCGTGTCGATTTGCCAATGAATGAACCAATGCAGAACAAAGCCCGTAAAACTTTGGTGGCTAAAATTCAGGAATATAAACGTCAGCTGAATGCCGGTTAA
- the hemE gene encoding uroporphyrinogen decarboxylase, whose translation MIKIENDRYLRALLRQPVDRTPVWLMRQAGRYLPEYRALRAEAGDFMTLCQTPELACEVTLQPLRRYALDAAILFSDILTIPDAMGLELTFGAGEGPKFAKTIQHQRDVDALPLPDPEGELRYVMDAVRTIKKALAQQVPLIGFSGSPWTLATYMVEGGSSKQFSRIKQMMYREPHLLHGLLSKLATSVTQYLNAQIAAGADALMIFDTWGGVLSHQDYRDFSLQYMTQIVQGLHRQYEGRTIPVTLFTKGGGQWLEAIAASGCDAIGLDWTTDIAIARQRVGDKVALQGNMDPAVLYGDDALVKAKVQDILGRYGHGSGHVFNLGHGITPDIDPERVSTFVDAVHQFSETYHQA comes from the coding sequence ATGATTAAGATAGAAAATGATCGTTACCTGAGAGCGCTATTGCGTCAGCCCGTTGATCGCACCCCCGTTTGGTTAATGCGTCAGGCTGGTCGTTATCTGCCGGAATATCGTGCATTGCGTGCTGAGGCCGGGGATTTTATGACGTTGTGTCAAACCCCGGAGCTGGCTTGTGAAGTAACGCTGCAACCATTACGTCGTTATGCACTTGATGCCGCTATTCTGTTTTCCGATATTTTGACTATTCCAGATGCCATGGGGTTAGAGTTGACCTTTGGTGCTGGTGAAGGGCCTAAGTTTGCGAAGACTATTCAGCATCAACGCGATGTGGATGCATTGCCACTGCCGGATCCGGAAGGTGAGTTGCGTTATGTCATGGATGCAGTCCGCACCATCAAAAAGGCGCTGGCACAACAAGTTCCGTTGATTGGTTTTTCTGGCAGCCCATGGACACTTGCTACCTATATGGTGGAAGGTGGCAGCAGCAAACAATTCTCGCGTATCAAACAGATGATGTATCGGGAGCCGCATTTACTGCATGGTTTACTCAGTAAATTAGCCACCAGTGTAACGCAATATCTTAATGCACAGATCGCGGCTGGTGCGGATGCATTGATGATTTTTGATACCTGGGGCGGCGTATTATCTCATCAGGATTACCGTGATTTTTCACTGCAATATATGACGCAAATAGTACAGGGGCTTCATCGCCAATACGAAGGTCGGACTATCCCGGTGACCTTATTCACGAAAGGTGGCGGCCAATGGTTGGAAGCTATTGCGGCATCAGGCTGTGATGCGATTGGTTTGGATTGGACGACCGATATTGCAATTGCCCGACAACGAGTCGGAGATAAAGTCGCCCTGCAAGGCAATATGGATCCGGCGGTTTTATACGGTGATGATGCATTAGTTAAAGCGAAGGTGCAGGATATATTAGGCCGGTATGGGCATGGTTCTGGGCATGTCTTTAATCTCGGGCACGGCATTACACCGGATATTGATCCTGAGCGGGTCAGTACCTTTGTTGATGCGGTGCATCAATTTTCGGAAACCTATCATCAGGCATAA
- the rsd gene encoding sigma D regulator: protein MLVTLDKIRQQVAGKHPAIDSWLDVRRNLLVEYMQLAGLMPPYRKVQPTNQALSDFCDHLVDYVSAGHFEIYEILIQAYEQTEGKHLSLTNRLIDRIQDTTESILDFNERYGDIKDDEMPELETDLSQLGLTLEERFKLEDRLVLVLNVLDDAESSEKSVTTA from the coding sequence ATGCTGGTTACTCTTGATAAAATACGCCAACAAGTCGCCGGAAAACACCCTGCTATCGATTCATGGCTGGATGTGCGCCGTAACTTGTTAGTTGAATACATGCAGTTAGCTGGGCTTATGCCACCTTACCGCAAGGTACAGCCTACTAATCAGGCGCTCTCTGATTTCTGTGATCATTTGGTTGATTATGTATCCGCGGGGCATTTTGAGATTTATGAAATTCTGATCCAAGCGTATGAGCAGACAGAAGGCAAACATTTATCACTGACTAATCGCTTAATTGATCGCATTCAAGATACAACAGAATCTATTCTGGATTTCAATGAACGCTATGGCGATATCAAAGATGATGAAATGCCAGAGCTGGAGACAGATCTCAGCCAATTAGGTTTAACATTGGAAGAACGTTTTAAACTGGAAGATCGGCTAGTGTTAGTCTTGAATGTATTAGATGATGCAGAGTCATCTGAGAAATCAGTAACAACCGCCTGA
- a CDS encoding PilZ domain-containing protein translates to MIERRRFFRVVYSTPARLQQGEHIWSTTLLDLSLQGALLDRPKQWTDQNTGLFTLSFSLADSEIQINMEVEPTHLDSKKLGVYCHHIDIDSASHLRRLIELNAGDTELLLREFAHLLEDHQEHEHNHPSDSE, encoded by the coding sequence ATGATTGAACGGCGTCGCTTTTTTCGGGTGGTCTATTCAACACCAGCCCGACTCCAGCAAGGAGAGCACATTTGGTCGACAACCTTATTGGATCTGTCGTTACAGGGTGCTTTACTGGATCGCCCTAAACAGTGGACTGACCAAAATACCGGTTTATTCACCCTGTCTTTCTCGTTGGCTGATTCAGAGATCCAAATCAATATGGAAGTGGAACCAACGCATTTAGACAGCAAAAAACTCGGTGTCTATTGCCATCATATTGATATCGATAGTGCCTCCCATCTGCGCCGGCTCATTGAATTGAATGCCGGCGACACGGAATTATTATTGCGAGAGTTTGCTCATTTGCTGGAAGATCATCAGGAGCATGAGCACAATCACCCTTCCGATTCAGAGTAA